Proteins co-encoded in one Amaranthus tricolor cultivar Red isolate AtriRed21 chromosome 7, ASM2621246v1, whole genome shotgun sequence genomic window:
- the LOC130817476 gene encoding zinc finger protein 7-like — protein MGNPNSNNTYKENLEEGEENNTHYPFSLDLNLCFNPNKELSEEGAGDESDDKVTGEEISPPNNSRVFSCNYCRRKFFSSQALGGHQNAHKRERSIAKRAVRIGAFADKHVSLASLPLHGSPYTSFPLTSRPSINIQAHHGSMMAMVHPHHQYHDHQRVMPLNGGGGPAAKFEGQNGYFIRGIPVFNTVPFWPGSFRQVDDEAESSAVLINNNNNNNNNNNNNNNNNNGYYSYYSFENNDSCPDLTLKL, from the coding sequence ATGGGTAATCCTAATTCAAACAATACATATAAGGAAAACttagaagaaggagaagaaaataACACCCATTACCCTTTTTCCCTAGACTTAAACCTTTGTTTTAATCCAAACAAGGAATTAAGTGAAGAAGGTGCGGGTGATGAAAGTGATGATAAAGTGACAGGGGAAGAAATCTCACCTCCTAATAATAGTAGAGTATTCTCTTGTAACTATTGTAGGAGAAAATTCTTTAGCTCACAGGCACTTGGAGGTCACCAAAATGCTCATAAAAGAGAAAGAAGTATTGCTAAAAGAGCTGTGAGGATTGGTGCTTTTGCTGACAAGCATGTAAGTTTAGCATCTCTTCCTCTTCATGGTTCTCCTTATACTTCATTCCCACTTACATCTAGACCGTCCATTAATATTCAAGCACATCATGGGTCTATGATGGCTATGGTGCACCCTCATCATCAATATCATGATCATCAGAGAGTAATGCCCTTAAATGGGGGTGGTGGGCCAGCAGCAAAATTTGAAGGGCAAAATGGGTATTTCATAAGAGGTATCCCAGTCTTTAATACGGTGCCGTTTTGGCCAGGAAGTTTTAGGCAGGTGGATGATGAAGCTGAAAGTTCAGctgttttaattaataataataataataataataataataataataataataataataataataatggttattactcctattattcatttgaaaataatgATTCTTGTCCTGATCTTACCTTAAAattatga